One genomic region from Campylobacter sp. RM16189 encodes:
- the rplU gene encoding 50S ribosomal protein L21 has product MSKYAIIKHGGKQYRVSEGEYLKLDRFEAEPKANIEINEVLALGGDEVKVGAPFVKGAKVVLEVVNLGKDKKVVIYKKRRRKDSKLKRGFRRQFTRVKVLSIQA; this is encoded by the coding sequence ATGTCAAAATATGCTATTATAAAACACGGCGGAAAGCAGTATAGAGTGAGCGAAGGTGAATACCTTAAGCTTGATCGCTTTGAAGCCGAGCCAAAAGCAAACATCGAAATAAACGAAGTTTTAGCTCTTGGCGGAGATGAAGTGAAGGTAGGTGCGCCATTTGTTAAGGGTGCAAAAGTTGTCTTAGAGGTCGTAAATTTAGGTAAAGACAAAAAAGTCGTGATCTATAAAAAACGCAGAAGAAAAGACTCTAAATTAAAACGCGGTTTTAGAAGACAATTTACTCGCGTTAAAGTTTTAAGCATACAAGCCTAA
- the fmt gene encoding methionyl-tRNA formyltransferase translates to MQEQTNIVFMGTPEYATKILRALVETKFNIVAVFTQPDKPVGRKQILTPSSVKIYSEANLPTVPIFQPKTLRDEAVAEQISNLKPDFIVVAAYGKILPKSILDIAPCINLHASILPKYRGASPIQSAILEGEKQTGVTAMLMNEGLDTGDMLDFAYTNCENKMAQELFSELGDMAGELIVKTLLNFQNLTPIKQDDNLATECKKIQKTDGLFSFNEEAHEIYNKFRALTPWPGIYLESGLKILSLELFESSSGEAGEILSIYKDSFVVGCKSGAVKIYSLQEPAKKAVDANSYINGKRLRVGDKIL, encoded by the coding sequence ATGCAAGAGCAAACAAATATCGTTTTTATGGGAACACCCGAGTATGCTACTAAAATTTTAAGAGCACTTGTTGAGACGAAATTTAATATCGTAGCCGTTTTCACACAGCCTGATAAGCCCGTGGGCAGGAAGCAGATACTAACTCCCAGTAGCGTTAAGATTTATAGCGAGGCAAATTTGCCCACTGTGCCGATATTTCAGCCAAAGACTTTGCGAGATGAAGCGGTGGCTGAGCAAATTTCAAACTTGAAGCCTGATTTTATAGTTGTGGCGGCGTATGGAAAAATTTTGCCTAAAAGCATACTTGACATCGCTCCTTGTATAAATTTACACGCTTCGATTTTGCCGAAATACCGCGGCGCAAGTCCGATTCAAAGCGCGATTTTAGAAGGTGAAAAGCAAACCGGAGTAACGGCTATGCTTATGAACGAAGGGCTTGATACAGGCGATATGCTTGATTTTGCCTATACGAACTGCGAAAACAAAATGGCGCAAGAGCTTTTTAGCGAACTTGGCGATATGGCGGGCGAACTAATAGTAAAAACGCTCTTAAATTTTCAAAATTTAACTCCTATCAAACAAGATGACAACCTCGCAACAGAATGTAAAAAGATACAAAAAACGGACGGGCTTTTTAGCTTTAACGAAGAGGCACATGAAATTTATAATAAATTTAGAGCGCTTACTCCTTGGCCGGGAATTTATCTTGAGAGCGGACTTAAAATTTTATCTTTGGAGTTATTTGAAAGCTCAAGTGGCGAAGCGGGAGAGATTTTAAGCATTTATAAAGATAGTTTTGTGGTGGGTTGCAAGAGCGGAGCCGTTAAAATTTACTCCCTGCAAGAGCCTGCCAAAAAGGCCGTCGATGCAAATTCTTATATAAACGGCAAACGCCTTAGAGTGGGCGATAAAATTTTATGA
- a CDS encoding cytochrome-c peroxidase yields MKFKFILLSSALASSIFANDLIKEALDAGLVAIPSDPHTLTKMINDASPDSKAFPTTMAAYELGKRLYFDPRLSKSGIISCNTCHNLGLGGVDGVPASTGHKWMPNPHHVNAPTVYNSVFNAVQFWDGRAAHLAAQAAGPMTALPEMASTPELVVDRLKSIPAYVAEFKKAFNSEINFDLVTTAIGIFERTLVTPSRFDKFLEGDKNALNEAEKKGLKVFLDKGCASCHNGINLGGTLQPFEVAGKYEFANVGDFKGDANGMVKAPTLRNVELTAPYFHNGAIWSLKDAVKAMGSIQLGIEISEQEANDMVTFLNSLTGTMPKVEYPMFPASTDKTSKPELDY; encoded by the coding sequence ATGAAATTTAAGTTTATCTTACTGAGTTCAGCTTTGGCTAGTTCGATTTTTGCGAACGATTTGATTAAAGAGGCGCTTGACGCAGGTCTTGTTGCGATTCCAAGCGATCCGCACACTCTTACAAAGATGATAAATGATGCTTCGCCTGATTCTAAAGCATTTCCTACGACAATGGCGGCTTATGAGCTTGGCAAAAGACTTTATTTTGATCCGCGCCTTTCAAAATCAGGCATCATCAGCTGTAACACCTGTCACAACTTAGGGCTTGGCGGAGTTGATGGCGTTCCTGCTTCAACGGGACATAAATGGATGCCAAACCCGCACCACGTAAATGCTCCGACCGTTTATAACTCCGTGTTTAACGCGGTTCAGTTCTGGGACGGACGCGCAGCTCACCTTGCAGCTCAAGCGGCTGGTCCTATGACAGCACTTCCTGAAATGGCTTCAACTCCTGAGCTTGTGGTGGATAGACTTAAATCAATTCCTGCTTATGTAGCCGAGTTTAAAAAAGCATTTAACAGCGAGATAAATTTTGATCTTGTTACGACTGCGATTGGAATTTTTGAAAGAACGCTTGTAACTCCTTCAAGATTTGACAAATTCCTAGAGGGCGACAAGAATGCACTAAATGAAGCTGAGAAAAAAGGCTTAAAAGTGTTTTTGGATAAGGGTTGTGCATCTTGCCATAATGGCATCAATTTAGGCGGGACTCTTCAACCGTTTGAAGTTGCAGGCAAGTATGAATTTGCAAATGTTGGTGATTTTAAAGGCGACGCAAACGGAATGGTAAAGGCTCCTACACTTAGAAACGTCGAGTTAACAGCTCCTTATTTTCATAACGGCGCTATTTGGTCTCTAAAAGATGCAGTAAAAGCCATGGGTAGTATTCAGCTTGGAATCGAGATAAGCGAGCAAGAAGCTAACGATATGGTAACGTTTTTAAATTCCTTAACAGGAACTATGCCAAAGGTTGAATATCCGATGTTTCCTGCTTCGACAGATAAAACTTCAAAGCCTGAATTAGACTACTAA
- the flhB gene encoding flagellar biosynthesis protein FlhB yields the protein MAENDQEKTEEATSKKIEDAKKDGNVPKSQDLAGFITLFVAIFAVILLLGFLGEQFFALYVYYQSLIGQEIDAKLIYSIALTTVFRALLMIFPITICVAIAGIIANLIQFGFIFTTKPLEPNLNKINPIKGLKNLFSLKKLIESIKMTLKVTIVFSVGFFMFLSFIKELPHTIFLPMVAQLDWLKEKMIILAFVMLIVLFVIAIVDVLIVRFQYFKDLRMTKQEVKDEYKQMEGDPQVKARIRRLQMEASRRRMMQNIPEADVIITNPTHYAVALRYDKTKEKAPVVIAKGVDFLALRIKDIGINSGVKIVENPPLARELYKVCDINEMIPAELFRAVAEVLSFVYMSDRAKFGNRLKK from the coding sequence ATGGCAGAAAACGATCAAGAAAAAACTGAAGAAGCCACCTCCAAAAAGATAGAAGACGCCAAAAAGGACGGAAACGTCCCTAAAAGCCAGGACTTAGCGGGATTTATCACCCTTTTTGTGGCTATCTTTGCCGTAATTTTACTTCTTGGCTTTTTAGGCGAGCAGTTTTTCGCGCTTTATGTTTATTATCAGAGCTTAATCGGGCAAGAGATAGATGCAAAGCTCATTTATAGTATCGCACTTACAACGGTTTTTAGAGCGCTTTTAATGATTTTTCCAATTACCATTTGCGTAGCAATCGCAGGAATTATCGCAAATTTGATCCAGTTTGGATTTATCTTTACGACAAAGCCGCTTGAGCCAAATTTAAACAAAATAAACCCGATAAAAGGGCTTAAAAACCTCTTTTCGCTTAAAAAACTGATCGAATCCATAAAGATGACGCTAAAAGTTACTATCGTATTTAGCGTTGGATTTTTCATGTTTTTAAGCTTTATCAAAGAGCTTCCGCACACTATATTTTTGCCTATGGTAGCTCAGCTTGACTGGCTTAAAGAAAAGATGATAATCCTAGCTTTTGTCATGCTCATCGTGCTATTTGTCATAGCGATTGTTGATGTTCTTATCGTGCGTTTTCAGTATTTTAAAGACCTCAGGATGACCAAACAAGAGGTTAAAGACGAATACAAACAGATGGAGGGCGATCCGCAAGTAAAAGCTCGTATCCGCAGGCTTCAGATGGAGGCAAGCAGGCGAAGGATGATGCAAAATATCCCCGAAGCCGACGTCATCATCACCAACCCGACTCACTACGCAGTCGCGCTAAGATATGATAAAACCAAAGAAAAAGCGCCTGTCGTTATAGCTAAAGGGGTTGATTTCCTAGCACTTCGTATCAAAGATATCGGTATAAACAGCGGCGTTAAGATCGTAGAAAATCCGCCGCTTGCAAGAGAGCTTTATAAGGTGTGTGATATAAACGAGATGATACCTGCCGAGCTTTTTAGAGCGGTTGCGGAAGTCTTAAGCTTTGTATATATGAGCGATAGAGCCAAATTTGGCAATAGGCTAAAAAAATGA
- the obgE gene encoding GTPase ObgE, protein MFIDSVSLTLSSGHGGAGAVSFRREKHVILGGPDGGDGGDGGDVYFIVDNNSHTLAAYKGKRALKAQNGEPGMGRRMTGKKGENLELVVPPGTAVYDADSGELLLDLTQQGERKMFLKGGKGGLGNVHFKSSTNQAPEYAQKGTPEEICNVRLELKLIADVGLVGFPNVGKSTLISTVSNAKPQIANYEFTTLTPKLGLVEVDEYSGFVMADIPGIIEGASDGRGLGVQFLKHIERTKVLLYMLDLANYRTLKEQFGTLKAEVSKFSSELGGRDYAIALTRLDACEEVDKISDFIKSLGLGSDLLSYKQDVYEFDAAKPFFIMPISSASGENINELKFALLELLKAEK, encoded by the coding sequence ATGTTTATAGATAGTGTAAGTTTGACATTAAGTTCGGGTCACGGCGGAGCAGGTGCGGTCAGTTTTCGTCGTGAAAAGCACGTTATACTAGGCGGACCTGACGGCGGAGACGGCGGAGACGGCGGAGACGTGTATTTTATCGTTGATAACAACTCTCACACGCTGGCAGCTTATAAGGGCAAGCGTGCCTTAAAAGCTCAAAACGGAGAGCCCGGGATGGGTCGCAGGATGACTGGTAAAAAAGGCGAAAACCTTGAGTTGGTCGTACCTCCCGGAACTGCTGTCTATGATGCCGATAGCGGCGAGCTTTTGCTTGATTTAACGCAGCAGGGCGAGCGCAAGATGTTTTTAAAGGGCGGCAAAGGCGGACTTGGCAACGTGCATTTTAAAAGCTCGACTAATCAAGCTCCCGAATACGCCCAAAAGGGCACTCCGGAAGAAATTTGCAACGTTCGTCTTGAGCTTAAGCTCATAGCCGACGTAGGGCTTGTCGGCTTTCCAAATGTCGGCAAAAGCACGCTCATTTCAACCGTTTCAAACGCCAAGCCGCAGATTGCCAACTATGAATTTACGACACTCACGCCAAAGCTCGGTCTTGTAGAAGTTGATGAATATAGCGGCTTTGTTATGGCTGATATCCCTGGCATTATTGAGGGGGCAAGCGACGGAAGAGGGCTTGGAGTGCAGTTTTTAAAGCATATTGAGCGGACTAAAGTTTTACTTTATATGCTAGATCTTGCCAATTACCGAACCCTTAAAGAGCAGTTTGGCACTCTTAAAGCCGAGGTTAGCAAATTTTCAAGTGAGCTTGGCGGCAGGGATTATGCTATCGCACTTACTAGGCTTGATGCTTGCGAAGAGGTGGATAAAATTTCGGACTTCATTAAGAGTCTTGGGCTTGGAAGCGATCTTTTAAGCTACAAGCAAGACGTGTATGAATTTGATGCTGCCAAACCGTTTTTTATCATGCCGATATCGTCTGCAAGCGGGGAAAATATAAATGAGCTTAAATTTGCACTTTTAGAACTTCTAAAAGCCGAAAAATAA
- the polA gene encoding DNA polymerase I, translating into MNGKKTLTIIDTFGFFFRLYYAMPNLKNKEGKPSGMVSGFANFIMNLRDEFPSDYIIFALDSKGKTLRHEMAGEYKANRDEPPAPLKEQLPVCIEMICRMGLCAMSKEGYEADDIIATAVKTAKEQDIFVRIVTHDKDLYQLIEDGKVSIYSPQSKIDHDSTSCVEKYGVLPSQIRDFLALTGDSSDNIPGVKGIGAKGAKKLLDEFGNLENIYENLSFIRNDRTRQMLVDDRENAFLSKRLTSLFYDAVEIKSFENALFPTQNPLLKVADLLREYDLNRILKSLQNSEENAEFKLGFNAHLLTDESQIERLLEDITDETIVAFDTETTGIDANNAKIVGFSFCFNDTDSYYVPIAHSYLGVSKQVSLKFAAWAVGQIYKGCVIGQNLKYDFKVVKQNLNLNPPKNFKDTMIMAWLMEPSQAVGMDALAKRLYNYDTIKFEDVVKRGETFASVSLENAAKYASEDAWITLKFYKSFLNLLEPNLLKLANEHEFPFLITLFDMENRGIKLNRQKMQNLIIQNDATIKRLTAEIYELSGESFNINSVKQLGEVLFERLNLPAKKKTKTGYSTDEAVLTELLEAHPVIAKLLEYREIYKLQSTYCEPLLNLAKNDENSRIYTNFMQTGTSTGRLSSKNPNLQNIPARGSLAYEVRETFEAKDGFSLVGLDYSQIELRLLAHFSKDSALLEAFANDEDIHARTAISIFGESNAQNRAVAKSINFGLIYGMGSSKLSGQVGISRAEAKEYIERYFRAFPSIKGFLESIKTEAKNNGFVTTLLGRKRFFDFSTATPMQLAMYEREAVNTIFQGSAADIIKLAMVKISKILDERANMLLQIHDELIFEVEDGFAQEFGEQAKEVMQSICRLNVPLKTSLNIAKNWGDLK; encoded by the coding sequence ATGAACGGCAAAAAAACTCTCACTATCATCGATACTTTCGGCTTTTTTTTCAGGCTTTATTATGCGATGCCAAACCTTAAAAACAAAGAGGGCAAGCCAAGCGGGATGGTGAGCGGATTTGCAAATTTCATTATGAATTTAAGGGATGAATTTCCAAGTGATTACATCATCTTTGCGCTAGATAGCAAGGGTAAGACACTTCGCCACGAGATGGCTGGCGAATACAAAGCCAACCGCGACGAGCCGCCGGCACCACTTAAAGAACAGCTTCCCGTGTGTATAGAGATGATATGCCGGATGGGGCTTTGCGCGATGTCAAAAGAGGGTTATGAGGCTGATGACATCATCGCAACAGCGGTAAAAACAGCAAAAGAACAAGATATCTTCGTGCGAATCGTAACGCACGATAAAGACCTTTATCAGCTTATCGAAGACGGTAAAGTAAGCATATATAGCCCGCAAAGCAAGATAGATCACGATAGCACAAGCTGTGTGGAAAAGTATGGCGTGCTACCTTCTCAAATTCGCGATTTTCTAGCCCTTACAGGAGATAGCTCAGATAACATCCCCGGCGTAAAAGGTATCGGCGCAAAGGGTGCTAAAAAGCTACTTGATGAGTTTGGAAATTTAGAAAATATCTATGAAAATTTAAGCTTTATAAGAAATGATCGCACAAGGCAGATGCTAGTTGATGATAGGGAAAATGCCTTTTTAAGCAAGCGGCTGACCTCGCTTTTTTACGATGCAGTTGAGATAAAAAGCTTTGAAAACGCGCTATTTCCTACGCAAAATCCGCTTTTAAAGGTTGCCGATTTGCTTCGCGAATACGACCTAAATCGCATACTAAAATCGCTTCAAAATAGCGAAGAAAACGCCGAATTTAAGCTTGGATTTAACGCGCATTTGCTAACTGATGAAAGCCAGATAGAGCGCTTGCTAGAAGATATCACAGATGAGACGATCGTGGCTTTTGATACCGAAACTACGGGCATTGACGCAAATAACGCCAAGATCGTGGGCTTTAGCTTTTGCTTTAACGACACCGATAGCTACTACGTGCCTATAGCTCACAGCTATCTTGGAGTTAGCAAGCAAGTAAGCCTTAAATTTGCGGCTTGGGCGGTAGGGCAAATTTACAAAGGCTGCGTCATAGGGCAAAATTTAAAATATGATTTTAAGGTCGTAAAGCAAAATTTAAACCTCAATCCACCTAAAAATTTTAAAGATACGATGATCATGGCATGGCTTATGGAACCTTCACAGGCTGTGGGTATGGACGCGCTTGCAAAGAGGCTTTATAATTACGATACGATCAAATTTGAAGATGTGGTTAAGCGTGGCGAAACATTTGCCAGTGTTAGCCTTGAAAATGCCGCGAAATATGCGAGCGAGGACGCTTGGATAACGCTTAAATTTTATAAGAGCTTTTTAAATCTGCTTGAGCCAAATTTGCTTAAACTCGCAAACGAGCATGAATTCCCTTTTCTCATCACGCTTTTTGATATGGAAAATCGCGGCATCAAGCTAAACAGGCAAAAAATGCAAAATTTGATAATCCAAAATGACGCCACTATCAAGCGTCTCACTGCCGAAATTTACGAGCTAAGCGGCGAGAGCTTTAATATCAACTCCGTTAAACAGCTTGGCGAAGTTCTCTTTGAGAGGTTAAATTTGCCTGCTAAGAAAAAGACTAAAACAGGCTACAGCACCGATGAAGCCGTGCTTACCGAGCTGCTTGAAGCTCATCCTGTTATAGCGAAACTCCTTGAATATCGCGAAATTTACAAGCTTCAAAGTACCTATTGCGAGCCGCTTTTAAATTTGGCTAAAAACGATGAAAACAGCCGAATTTATACAAATTTTATGCAAACGGGCACGAGTACTGGCAGGCTTTCTAGCAAAAATCCGAATTTGCAAAACATACCTGCGCGCGGAAGCCTTGCTTACGAGGTTCGCGAGACGTTTGAGGCAAAGGATGGCTTTAGTCTTGTGGGGCTTGATTATAGCCAGATAGAGCTAAGACTGCTTGCGCATTTTAGTAAAGATAGCGCTCTGCTTGAGGCGTTTGCAAATGATGAGGATATACACGCAAGAACGGCGATTAGCATATTTGGAGAGAGTAATGCACAAAACAGAGCCGTAGCAAAGAGTATAAATTTCGGGCTTATCTACGGCATGGGCTCAAGCAAGCTCTCAGGGCAGGTCGGCATCTCACGCGCCGAAGCAAAAGAGTATATAGAGCGCTATTTTAGGGCTTTTCCAAGCATTAAGGGCTTTTTAGAAAGCATTAAAACCGAGGCTAAAAATAATGGATTTGTCACCACCTTGCTTGGTCGAAAAAGATTTTTTGACTTTAGCACGGCAACTCCGATGCAGCTTGCGATGTATGAGCGTGAGGCTGTAAATACGATATTTCAGGGCTCGGCGGCTGATATCATAAAGCTTGCGATGGTAAAAATCAGCAAAATTTTAGATGAGCGAGCCAACATGCTGCTTCAAATTCATGATGAGCTTATATTTGAGGTTGAAGATGGCTTTGCGCAAGAATTTGGCGAGCAGGCAAAAGAGGTAATGCAAAGTATTTGTAGGCTTAACGTTCCGCTTAAGACTTCACTAAATATAGCGAAAAATTGGGGTGATTTGAAGTAA
- a CDS encoding HDOD domain-containing protein yields the protein MIEEFKKRIKTLPPLPKSFHKVLQICESDSGVGELAKAIEGDPMMVAQMLKTANSPLYGFNRQIKTVLQAVSLFGKNMTKSLVASSTVQGMLKVSVEPYSVSPEQFVNISNLQGAIAKAWFKRIAPEKMDDLFLCALLQDTGKILISDEVIRRDEVMYFKEDIAMSFDIGAVEMNNFGTTSVLIAADIFDHWGFEKGIVENIRHSNDPKSAPDELKQTAWALYIIRVLANQKQQLSDLNVQTALNLAAENGFNEQILKEVVEEIKEKNG from the coding sequence ATGATTGAAGAGTTTAAAAAGAGGATAAAAACGCTTCCACCGCTTCCAAAAAGCTTCCATAAGGTTTTGCAAATTTGTGAGAGTGATAGCGGAGTAGGGGAGCTTGCCAAGGCTATCGAAGGCGATCCGATGATGGTTGCTCAAATGTTAAAAACGGCAAATTCTCCGCTTTACGGCTTTAACAGGCAGATTAAAACAGTTTTGCAAGCGGTTAGCCTATTTGGCAAAAATATGACCAAATCGCTTGTGGCTAGCTCAACCGTGCAAGGCATGCTAAAAGTAAGTGTGGAGCCTTATAGCGTGAGCCCTGAGCAGTTTGTAAATATCTCAAATTTACAAGGCGCGATCGCAAAAGCGTGGTTTAAGCGCATTGCGCCTGAGAAGATGGATGATCTGTTTTTATGCGCGCTGCTTCAAGATACGGGCAAAATTTTGATCTCTGATGAGGTGATCAGACGCGATGAGGTGATGTATTTTAAAGAAGATATCGCGATGAGCTTTGATATCGGCGCAGTTGAGATGAATAACTTCGGCACTACAAGCGTGCTCATAGCTGCTGATATATTTGATCACTGGGGCTTTGAAAAGGGTATCGTAGAAAATATCCGCCACTCAAACGATCCAAAAAGTGCGCCTGATGAGCTTAAGCAAACCGCATGGGCGCTTTATATCATAAGAGTTTTGGCAAATCAAAAGCAGCAACTTAGCGATCTAAACGTCCAAACTGCGCTAAATTTGGCTGCTGAAAACGGCTTTAACGAGCAAATTTTAAAAGAGGTTGTAGAAGAGATAAAAGAAAAAAACGGTTAG
- a CDS encoding biotin--[acetyl-CoA-carboxylase] ligase: MVIEFVDSIPSTQEFVCEGVRAGAIKPPFMLVANEQTKGIGSRNNEWQGFRGNLFFSFCVDRSFLPNDLHEASISIYFSMIMRKFLASQGSEIWIKWPNDFYIEDKKIGGTITSKISENYICGMGLNLVGAPKNAGILDIQISQNEAVWGFCELLEKKILWKQIFSKFRLDFQKSKKFITHIDGQEISLQDAEICDDGAILVNEKRVYSLR; the protein is encoded by the coding sequence TTGGTAATTGAATTTGTTGATTCAATCCCGTCAACACAGGAATTTGTCTGCGAAGGCGTGCGTGCAGGAGCGATAAAGCCGCCTTTTATGCTCGTAGCAAACGAGCAAACCAAAGGTATAGGCAGCAGAAATAACGAGTGGCAAGGATTTAGAGGGAATTTGTTTTTTTCTTTTTGTGTGGATAGGAGCTTTTTGCCAAATGATTTGCATGAGGCCTCCATATCTATTTATTTTTCGATGATTATGCGTAAATTTTTAGCTTCGCAAGGCTCTGAAATTTGGATCAAGTGGCCCAATGATTTTTACATAGAAGATAAAAAAATCGGCGGAACAATTACTTCAAAGATAAGCGAAAATTATATTTGCGGCATGGGCTTAAATCTCGTCGGTGCACCAAAAAATGCGGGTATTTTGGATATACAAATTAGTCAAAATGAAGCAGTTTGGGGATTTTGTGAATTATTAGAAAAAAAGATTTTATGGAAGCAGATTTTTAGCAAATTTAGGTTAGACTTTCAGAAATCAAAAAAATTCATCACGCATATAGACGGGCAAGAGATATCGCTGCAAGACGCAGAAATTTGCGATGATGGAGCTATTTTAGTAAATGAAAAAAGGGTGTATTCTTTAAGATGA
- the rpmA gene encoding 50S ribosomal protein L27, with product MAHKKGQGSTQNNRDSIGRRLGVKKFGGEFVRAGNIIIRQRGTATHAGSNVGLGKDHTIFALIDGYVKFERKDKTRKKVSVYPAA from the coding sequence ATGGCACACAAAAAAGGTCAAGGTTCAACCCAGAATAACCGAGATTCCATCGGTCGCCGCTTAGGCGTTAAAAAATTCGGAGGCGAATTTGTTCGCGCCGGCAATATCATAATCCGCCAAAGAGGCACAGCAACTCACGCCGGAAGCAACGTAGGTCTTGGTAAAGATCACACGATATTTGCGCTTATCGACGGATATGTAAAATTCGAGAGAAAAGATAAAACAAGAAAAAAAGTTTCTGTTTATCCGGCTGCTTAA
- a CDS encoding anaerobic C4-dicarboxylate transporter yields the protein MEFLTSLSEGTQFAIQLIVVLVCLFYGAKKGGIALGLLGGIGLIVLVFGFHIQPGKPAIAVMLTILAVVVASATLQASGGLDVMLQIAERILRKNPKYVSILAPFVTCFLTILCGTGHVVYTILPIVYDIAIKNGIRPERPMAASSVSAQMGIIASPVSVAVVTLTAFLVSSKTQLAGFDGYLDLLKITIPSTFCGVLAIGIFSWFRGKDLDKDEEFQEKIKDPEFKKYVYGESASLLGQKLPQSSWNAMWIFLGAIAVVALLGYFKEYRPAWPKSNPAKVVEIVADGKAVKSFNVKDGKIVAIVKDGKIEETVASSKAKSSMSYENIEIYSKDGKLTQSLRAENGGVVLNAGDKSETIASAKIAVKDSVKKPASMGMVDVIQIFMLLAGALIIIFTKTDASKISKNEIFRSGMIALVAVFGISWMAETMFAVHTPMMKEALGDIVKQHPWTYAVMLLLVSKFVNSQAAALVAFVPLALGIGVSPAIILAFAPACYGYYILPTYPSDLAAIQFDRSGTTRIGKYVINHSFIIPGLIGVFSSCLFGWIFASLYGYMG from the coding sequence ATGGAGTTTTTGACTAGTTTAAGCGAAGGCACGCAGTTTGCCATTCAGCTTATAGTTGTTCTTGTCTGTCTATTTTACGGGGCGAAAAAGGGCGGCATCGCGCTTGGTTTGCTAGGCGGTATAGGACTTATCGTTCTTGTATTTGGCTTTCACATTCAGCCTGGTAAGCCGGCGATTGCCGTTATGCTCACCATCCTTGCCGTTGTTGTTGCGAGTGCGACATTGCAGGCAAGCGGCGGACTTGACGTTATGCTTCAAATAGCGGAGAGAATTTTAAGGAAAAATCCAAAATACGTAAGTATCCTAGCGCCGTTTGTAACCTGCTTTTTAACGATACTTTGCGGAACCGGACACGTTGTTTATACGATTTTACCTATCGTTTATGATATAGCTATCAAAAACGGCATTCGTCCTGAGCGCCCGATGGCTGCAAGCTCGGTATCTGCGCAAATGGGTATCATCGCAAGCCCGGTTTCAGTTGCGGTCGTAACCTTAACCGCATTTTTAGTAAGTTCCAAGACTCAGCTTGCCGGATTTGATGGCTATTTGGACCTTCTTAAAATCACGATACCTTCGACATTTTGTGGTGTTTTAGCGATCGGAATTTTTAGCTGGTTTAGAGGCAAAGATCTTGATAAAGACGAGGAATTCCAAGAGAAGATAAAAGATCCTGAGTTTAAAAAATATGTTTACGGCGAAAGTGCTTCTTTGCTCGGTCAAAAGCTTCCACAATCAAGCTGGAACGCGATGTGGATATTTTTAGGTGCTATCGCGGTTGTTGCTCTGCTTGGATACTTCAAAGAGTACCGCCCGGCATGGCCTAAATCAAATCCTGCGAAAGTAGTCGAGATTGTAGCTGACGGTAAAGCGGTTAAGAGCTTTAACGTAAAAGACGGCAAGATCGTAGCTATCGTAAAAGACGGCAAGATCGAAGAGACTGTTGCTTCAAGCAAGGCAAAAAGCTCTATGAGCTATGAAAATATCGAAATTTACAGCAAAGACGGCAAACTAACTCAAAGTCTAAGAGCTGAAAACGGCGGCGTGGTGCTAAATGCCGGAGATAAGAGCGAGACCATAGCTTCAGCTAAGATCGCTGTAAAAGATAGCGTTAAAAAGCCGGCTTCTATGGGCATGGTCGATGTTATCCAAATTTTCATGCTACTAGCCGGTGCGCTCATCATCATCTTTACAAAAACGGATGCGAGCAAGATCAGCAAAAACGAAATTTTCCGCTCAGGTATGATCGCACTTGTTGCGGTGTTTGGAATTTCATGGATGGCTGAGACGATGTTTGCGGTGCATACTCCGATGATGAAAGAAGCACTTGGAGATATCGTTAAGCAGCACCCTTGGACATATGCGGTTATGCTGCTTTTGGTGTCAAAATTTGTTAATTCTCAGGCCGCCGCGCTTGTGGCTTTCGTGCCGTTAGCTCTTGGTATCGGCGTTAGCCCTGCGATCATCCTTGCCTTTGCGCCTGCTTGCTATGGATACTACATACTTCCTACATATCCAAGCGACCTTGCGGCTATTCAGTTTGACCGCTCAGGCACTACAAGGATTGGTAAATATGTTATAAATCATAGTTTTATTATTCCTGGACTTATTGGAGTATTCTCGTCGTGCTTATTTGGCTGGATATTCGCGAGTCTATATGGATATATGGGCTAA